The following proteins are co-located in the Streptomyces bottropensis ATCC 25435 genome:
- a CDS encoding class I SAM-dependent methyltransferase: MASLSPHSSHSPLSARAFDDLVAEGDAVPTDGWDFSWFEGRATEARPSWGYARAMGERLGRASAALDIDTGGGEVLASAPRFPAVTVATEGWPANVAKATALLRPRGAVVVAVEQGAPLPFADGAFDLVTSRHPVRPPWSEIARVLEPGGTYFAQHVGPSSVFELVEHFTGPLTEETRRGRHPDDERADAEAAGLEIVDLRAERLRMEFHDIGAVVHFLKKVVWMVPGFTVEAYLPQLRSLHERIEREGPFVAHSARHLVEARKPAG, from the coding sequence ATGGCCTCCCTGTCCCCCCACTCCTCCCACTCCCCCCTCTCCGCCCGCGCCTTCGACGACCTCGTCGCCGAAGGCGATGCCGTGCCCACCGACGGATGGGACTTCTCGTGGTTCGAGGGGCGGGCCACGGAGGCCCGGCCGTCGTGGGGGTATGCGCGGGCGATGGGTGAGCGGCTGGGGCGGGCCTCGGCGGCGCTGGACATCGACACCGGGGGCGGTGAGGTGCTCGCCTCCGCTCCCCGGTTCCCGGCGGTGACCGTGGCCACGGAGGGGTGGCCGGCGAACGTCGCCAAGGCCACCGCGCTGCTGCGTCCCCGGGGCGCGGTGGTGGTGGCCGTGGAGCAGGGCGCGCCGCTGCCGTTCGCGGACGGGGCGTTCGACCTGGTCACCAGCAGGCATCCGGTACGCCCGCCCTGGTCGGAGATCGCCCGGGTCCTCGAACCCGGTGGCACGTACTTCGCGCAGCACGTGGGGCCGAGCAGTGTCTTCGAGCTGGTCGAGCACTTCACCGGGCCGCTGACCGAGGAGACCCGGCGCGGCCGCCACCCGGACGACGAGCGCGCCGACGCCGAGGCGGCCGGGCTGGAGATCGTGGACCTGCGGGCCGAGCGGCTCCGGATGGAGTTCCATGACATCGGCGCGGTCGTGCACTTCCTGAAGAAGGTCGTCTGGATGGTGCCCGGCTTCACCGTCGAGGCGTACCTCCCGCAACTGCGCTCCCTGCACGAGCGGATCGAGCGTGAGGGTCCCTTCGTCGCGCACAGCGCCCGCCACCTCGTCGAGGCCCGCAAGCCGGCCGGGTGA